The genomic stretch TTTCTTCGGAAGAAAGTGTTTGCGGAGTCCATACATTTACATTAATCAGTTGGTCACCGCGCCGTCCGTAGCCGTTAATTTCAGGAAAACCTTTCCCTTTCAAGCGAAATATTTTACCGCTTTGCGTGCCTGCGGGAATTTTAATCTTTGCGCGTCCGTCAATCGTAGGAACTTCCACCTGTGCGCCAAAAACAGCATCGGGAATAGAAATGAATAAGTCGTACCCCACATTCAATCCATCACGATGAAGTTCTGCGTGTGCTTCTTCTTCAATCGCAATAATCAAATCGCCCGGAGCGCCGCCGCGCAAGCCTACATTTCCTTTGCCGCTCATGCTCAGTTGCATTCCGTCGTACACGCCTGCGGGAATATTGATGCTCACGGTTTCTTCGCCGTACACGCGACCGTCGCCTTTACAGCTTGTACATTTTGCGGAAATAGTAGAACCTTCGCCATGGCAAGTAGGACAAACCACAACGGTTTGCATTTGCCCCAAAAATGTTTGCTGCACTTTGCGCACTTGTCCTGTGCCGCCGCAGGTTTTACAAGTGTGAATGCTGCCTTTATCTTTCGCGCCGCTTCCATGACAGGTACTGCAGACAATATATTTTTTTACCTTGATTGTTTTGGTAACGCCGTTCGCCATTTCTTCATAATTCAAACGAATTTTCACACGAAGGTTGCTGCCACGTTCGCCCTGGCTTCTTCCGCCACGCGAGCTTCCACCGCCGCCAAAGAAATCGGAAAAACCACCGCCTCCGAAAATATCGCCGAAATGACTAAAAATATCGTTCATATCCATTCCGCCGCCGCCAAAAGGATTTCCGCCACCCGTGCCGGGACCAAAAGCCTGATGACCGTAACGGTCATATTTTGCGCGTTTGTCCGTATCGCTCAGCACTTCGTAAGCTTCGGCTGCTTCCTTGAATTTTTCTTCCGCTTCTTTATCGCCGGGATTGCGGTCGGGATGATATTGCATCGCTGTTTTGCGATATGCTTTCTTAATCTCATCCGCGGTTGCGCTTTTGCTCACACCTAATATTTCGTAGTAATCTCTTTTCATGCCCCTGCCCCCTAAAGGGGAATTTCTTTTTTAATTTAAAAATAGATAATAAAAATTTCGCCCCTTTAGGGGACGGGGGTTATTTTCCCACAACTACTTTCGCGTGGCGGATTAATTTATCGTTCAGCAAATAACCTTTCTGAACTTCGTCGATAATTTTTCCGCTGTGTTCAGGAGTTGGTGCGGGAATTTCCGCAATAGCTTCGTGCTGTTCCACGTCAAAATCGCTGTTAATGCTTTCCAATGCTTTCACACCTTTTGATTGCATCACATTTCTGAATTTGTTGAACACGAGAAACGCACCTTCTTTCACATGATTGATGTCGGTATCAGTTTGCATTTGTTTTTCCGCGCGGTCGGTATCGTCTAACACGTCGAGCAGGGAAATGATAATGTCTTTTCCTGCAGTTTGAATCAATTCGATTCTTTCTTTCGCAGTACGTCTTTTATAGTTTTCAAATTCTGCCAAAAGACGAATGTATTTGTCCTTTTGCTCCGCCAATTCATTTTGCAATTTTTCTGTTTCGGAAACCTGTTCTTCTGCCGCATTTTCCTGCGAAGTTTCTCCCGCTTGCTCGTTTACATTTTCGATTGGCTTTTGATTTTCCTCGGTATGTTCGTGTTTGCTCATATCTGTGTTCCGTTATTTGTTATCTGTTTTCTTGTATGAAAAAATAGAACGCTGATTATTGATGATTTTTATGATTATCCCCCGATGGTCATTTAAACTTTTTGTTTTCAATTTTCTTAATCCCAACGGGATTATACGTTTATAGCAGTTTAGTGAAGACACACGTTCGACTCCAAAGGAGTCGTATGTAACAACTTAGCATTTTTGCTATAAATATTGAACCCTTCGGGTCCTTTATTGTTTAAAACTTTAAATGAATTCAGACATTAATTCATCATTATTATAAAAAATCTACGTTCCATTTAACCGTCAAATTTTTTGCCGAAGCCGCAAAACAGTAAAATTGACAGAGAATTGCGCTTTAAAATGACAAAATTCTTTTAATATTTGTCATTTTGCTGTCAATTGTAAAAATGTTTCGTATTTCGTAAACGGAAAAAGTAACGATTGATTAATTTCGCGAAAATTTTTTATTCAAGATGATTGAAACCGATATATGTATCGTGGGTGCAGGACCCGTTGGATTATTTGCAGTTTTTGAAGCAGGGTTGTTGAAAATGCGTTGCCATTTGGTAGATGCGCTGCCGCAGGTTGGCGGACAACTTTCCGAAATTTATCCGCAAAAACCTATTTATGATATTCCGGGATTTCCGAGCATTAATGCGCAGGAACTGGTCGATAATTTAATGGAACAAATCAAGCCGTTTCATCCGACTTTTACTTTGGGCGAAAGAGTGGAAACGATTGAAAGAAATGAAGATAAATCTTTCACGATAGGTACAAATGAAGGCACGCAAATTCATGCAAAAGTAATCGTAATTGCTGCCGGACTTGGCTCCTTCGAGCCGCGTAAGCCCGCGATTGAAAGGCTCGAAGAATTTGAACACGGCAAAGGCGTTGCGTACATGGTAAAAAATCCAGAAACTTTTCGCGATAAAGAAATTGTACTCGCAGGCGGCGGCGACTCTGCACTTGACTGGACAATTCACTTGGCAGGTATTTCAAAGAAAGTAACGCTTATTCATCGCGGCGAAACTTTTCGTGGTGCGCCCGATTCGGCAGAGAAAGTTTTTAATCTGGCAAAAGAAGGAAAAATCAATTTGATACTGAAAGCCAATCTTACAAAAATCGACGGCAACGGCGTTTTGAAAGAAGTGCATTACGAAGATGAGAACAAAGCAATCCAAACCATTAATGCAGATTATTTAATTCCGTTGTTTGGTTTAAGCCCGAAATTGGGACCGATTGCCGATTGGAATTTGGACATCGATAAAAAAAATCAGATAAAAGTAGATACGACCGATTATTCTACAAATATTGAAGGCATTTATGCCATCGGCGATATTAATACTTACACGGGAAAACTGAAACTGATTTTGTGCGGTTTCCACGAAGGAGCGATTATGATGCAGAGTGCGTTCAAGCACGTATTCCCCGACAAGCATTTGAGTTTCAAATACACGACTGTGAATGGCGTGCATGAATTTTAATTCAAATTTAAACCACATAGAAATATAGTTTTTGTGTACAGGAGTAAGACCTCTGAGACTTAAAAGTTTTAGAGGTCTTACTTTTATAAAAGCAAAGGACACAAAGAGATTTTCGTCTTCGATGAAAACTATGCTTCCCTGCGTTTTCATTATTAAACAATATTCAATTCCTCATTCTTTATATGCTCTATGTTTCTGAATGAGCTTTCTACGAAACAAAATTTGAGCTTTTTAAGAAACCTGTATTCCTTTTTTATTACCGACCTTTGTGTTGTAAAAATGGATAACGAGAAAATTAAATCATACAGAATCGGCGTTAATTCAGGAATTATTTACGCTTGCTATATTGAGAAAAATTGGGCAGGCGAGCATTTTATTGAAGACTTCGGAATAACGTATTTGCTCGAAGGAACATACACCGTAACCGATAACAATAAAACAAATGTTTTCCGCGCAGGCGATATGCTTTTTTACCGGAAAAACCAGCTTGCAAAATTTGTAAAGCAACCTGCGGAAAACGGTATTTTTCGAGGTATATCCATTATACTTGATAAAGACACGCTTTGGAATTTCAGCAAGCAATATCATCACGATAATCTTGCTGCCGCGATGCGCATCAATGCTGTTACGCGCATTGAGCCGAATGTTCTGCTGAAACACTATTTCGATTCACTCGAACCATATTTTGAAACGCAGATTTCTGATGAACTTATTGCATTGAAAAAGCAGGAAGCGATAATTTTATTACTGCAATCCAATCCTGAACTGAAAAATATTTTGTTCGATTTCAGCATGCCGGGAAAGATAGATTTGGAAGCATTTATGAACAAAAATTTTAAGTTCAATGTTGAGATAAAACGTCTTGCTTATCTCACGGGAAGAAGCCTTGCAACATTCAAACGCGATTTTGAAAAAACGTTTCAAACATCGCCCAATCGATGGTTGCAGCAACGCAGATTGCAGGAAGCATATTATTTGATAAAAGAGAAAAAACAAAAACCATCAGACGTTTATCTCGAAGTGGGCTTTGAAAGCTTGTCGCACTTTTCGTATTCTTTCAAGCAGCATTTCGGGCAAAATCCGTCATCGATTACTTAATCTAAATCTTACAAGATGAAAAAGACAATCATGATTACCGAAGCATCTTTCGGTACAGGAAAAGTCATGTCCTTATATTTTGCAAAGCAAGGTTGGAATGTGGTCGCGACTTTGCACAAACTCTGCGATGTAAACGAATTGGCAGAACATTCTTCCATTCTTATAAAACAAATGAATGTTGCCGATATTACAAGTATTGAAAACGTAATTCTCGACAGCATCGACACATTCGGCGGAATTGACGTAGTGCTTAACAATGGAATTTACGCCAACGAAACGATGAATGTAATGCGCGCCATACTTCCACATTTTCGCATCAGAAATAAAGGAAAGCTTATTCATGTAAATCCGAATGCGGAAAACATTGCAGCAACTGTTTATGAACTCGCAGATGGAAATATATTGAAGCGGTATTGCTTCCCGGATGATTTCGATTTTTTGCTTGACTGATTTTTCTTGGTTACCACAACGACTCAACGACACAGACGATTCACAACGTTGTGATTCCGTTGTGTTCTCGGTGCCGTTGTGGTTTATTCTTTACAAAGAATTTCTGCTTAACTTAAATTGTGTTTTCTATATTTGCGGCATGAGCACACAAGCAGAAAATAATTTTCAATCCATTATAGCGCACGCCAAAGAATATGGCTTTGTTTTTCCGAGCAGCGAAATTTATGACGGTCTCAGCGCCGTATATGATTACGGTCCGTACGGAAGTGAATTGAAGAAAAATATCCGCGATTATTGGTGGAAATCGATGACGCAACTGAACGATAATATTGTGGGAATTGATGCCGCAATTTTCATGCATCCGACAACATGGAAAGCGAGTGGACACGTGGACAATTTCAGCGACCCGATGATTGACAACAAAGATAGCAAGAAGCGTTATCGTGTTGACCATTTGATTGAAGCTTTTGCCGAAACGATTACAGCGCAAGGAAAAGAAAGCGAAGCGCAAAATATTTTACAACAAATGGATGCGTTGCTTGCGAAAGATGATTTTGCAGGTTTGAAAAAATTAATCGACGATAATAAAATTACATGCAGCATCAGCGGAACAAGTAACTGGACAGAAATTCGCCAGTTTAATTTAATGTTCAAAACAGAATTTGGAGCAGTTGCAAGTGATAATCCTGATGATAATATTGTTTACCTGCGCCCCGAAACTGCACAAGGCATTTTTGTCAATTTTTTGAATGTGCAAAAGACGGCAAGAATGAAAGTACCTTTTGGCATTGCACAAACTGGTAAAGCATTTCGTAACGAAATTGTTGCGCGACAATTTATTTTCCGTATGCGCGAATTTGAACAAATGGAAATGCAGTTTTTTGTTCGCCCCGGCACGGAAGGCGAATGGTATAAATATTGGAAGGCAGAACGATTAAAATGGCATTTGAGCTTAGGCATTGATGCAAGCAAATATCGTTATCACGACCACGTGAAATTGGCTCACTATGCAAAAGAAGCCTGCGATATTGAATTTGAATTTCCCATTGGTTTTAAAGAAGTCGAAGGCATTCATTCGCGCAGCGATTTTGATTTATCGCAGCATCAATTGTACAGCAAAAAGAAGCAACAATATTTTGATACAGACATTGACCCTGCGACCGGAAAACCTTATGGCAACTACATTCCGTATGTAATAGAAACGTCGATTGGTTTGGACAGAATGTTTTTGTTAATCTTGTCAAACGCTTATCACGAAGAAACAATTGCAAAAGAAGACGGCTCAACCGATTCAAGAGTTGTATTGCATATCAACCCGAAAATTGCGCCTGTAAAACTCGCAATATTTCCATTAACCAAAAAAGATGGATTGCCCGAAATTGCACAGGAAATTTTTGACGATTGCAAACAAGATTTCCGTTGCTTTTACGAAGAGAAAGATGCCATCGGAAAACGTTACAGAAGACAAGATGCGCTTGGCACGCCGTTCGCCATTACGATTGACCACCAAACAAAAGAAGACAGAACTGTTACGATTCGTTACCGCGATTCCATGCAACAGGAAAGAATTTCCATCGATGAAATCAAAGCGAAGATTAAAGCATCATTGTAACAAAAAATACTAAAGAGCTACAAGGTTTAAGATTTTGTAGCTCTTTAAATTTACAGAGGTATCGTTTCTACTGCCAACGCTTCCTCAGTGTCAATTTCTCCGCGCCGTTCATTCTCTTCCGCAAGCATTTGTACACTCGTTTTTCTGCTGCCGTCATGACTATAACCCGGCGCACCAAAAATATAATTCATGCGTTCCTTCAATGTCAATCCTTTTGCCGTAGCATCTTTATATATCTGAATCCATTCGTGAAAAATCAATTGGAATAAATTCGGATTTTCCATATTTTTTGTAAGCCCGTAATGAATGGGCGCGTATTCTTTTTCCGATAATTCTTCCTGAAATGTACCGAAAATTCTGTCCCAAACAATGAGAAACATTCCCATATTTTTGTCCAAATATTTCGGATTAGAACCGTGATGCACCCGATGATGCGACGGTGTTACAAAAATATATTCAAGCCAACCCAACTTACCAACCGTTTCTGTGTGTACAAGCGTTCCCCAAATTTGCGTAGCAGAATACATAAACAAAATATCCAGCGGTTTGAAGCCAAACCAAGCCAACGGAATAAAATAAACAAACCTGTATAATGGTTCAAACACCGACGAACGAAATCCAGTACTGAAATTAAAATGCTCCGAGCTGTGATGCGTTACATGAACCGCCCAGAAAAAACGTATTTCATGGTCAAAACGATGCAGCCAGTAATAAGCAAAGTCTTCGGCAATCAACAAACAAATCCAATAAGCCGCCATATTAGTCCAATGCTGAAACGGACTTACTTTAAACACTTGTATTAATATCCATAGATAAGTAAGCTTGAAAGCCGCGTCCACTGCCGCATTGCACAGCGTGAGTACAACATTGTTAAAAGTATCGCGCAGCGTGTAAGTCTTTTTATGAAGGCGGATATTTGTCAGCAAAATCTCAATTGCAATTACCGTAATATAAAACGGCGTTGACCATAGCAGAATAATTTGTTCTCTTAAACTGTACATAAAGCAAATGTAAAAAGTAAAAATATTAAAACATCTTCCGTTTATCTTCCAAAAGTTTCCGTTCGCCCGATTTTTTGCCGAAAATGTAAATGTATATGCTTTTAAAATCATACTTTTATTCTGTATTTAAAACTTTTAAAAAAACAAGTACTATGAAAAAAGGTTGGATTGTCATTTTAGCACTCATTGTCATTCTCGGATTTTGGGGTTGTAACAAATACAACGGATTGCAAACTGCAAATCTTAACGTAAATAACGCATGGGGAAGTGTTGAAACCAATTATCAGCGCCGTTCCGATTTGTATCAAAATATGGTGCAAACCATCAAAGGCTCTGCAAAGTTTGAAGATTCTACATTAATCGGCGTTGTGAATGCGCGCGCCAATGCTACAAAAATCCAGGTAAATATTGAAGATACTGCAAGCCTTGCAAAATTTCAAGCGGCACAGGCACAACTGCAAAGTTCGTTCAGCAAACTACTCGCCGTATCGGAACAATATCCTGATTTAAAAACAACATCTCAGTTTCAAAATCTGGAAACCGAAATCGAAGGCACGGAAAACCGCATCAACATCGCACGTAAAGATTATAACCAGGCCGTAACGGATTACAATACTAAAGTGCAATTGTTTCCCGGAAATATTTTTGCAAACCTTTTCGGTTTTAAACCCAAAGCCTTATTCCAAGCCGCAGCAGGCACGGAAAATGCGCCTAACATTCAATTCTAATCTTCCATTTTATTGGCTCTTATGCTGAATATTTTTACAAGAAAACCGCCGCAGTTTTTTTCCGTTGAACAACAGAACGAAATCGTGGCGGCTATTCAACAAGCCGAAAAAACGACAAGCGGAGAAATCCGTTTGTATGTTGAAAGCCGGTGCAAATACGTTGATGCCATTGACCGCGCCAAAGAAATTTTTGAAAAATTGCAAATGCACCAAACCGCGCAACGCAATGGCGTATTGGTCTATGTGGCAATGAAAGACAGGCAAACAGCCATCTTCGCCGATAGCGGCATATATAATCACGTAGAAGATAGTTATTGGACTAATAAAGTAAAAAGAATGATTGCACATTTCAACAGGAACAATTATGCCGAAGGAATTGTGCAGGTAATTTTGGAAATCGGAGATACGCTTTCACACGCATTTCCCTATGATGCGGCTACCGATAAAAACGAACTTCCCGATGATATTGCCTACGGGAGATAAAAATATAAATAGTGAATTTTTCTTTTAAGATAAAAAACATATTTACCGCATTTGTTGTTGTATTTAGTTTTACAAAACTAAATGCGCAAAATGTATTGCCGCCGCCAAATCCGCCGAGATTGGTGGTGGACAATGCCAATCTTTTAATTCCCGAACAAAGGGAAATTCTGGAAGAAAAATTAGTTACGCTGGACGACAGTACTTCCAATCAAATTGCAGTTGTCACCATTCCTACTCTCAAAGATTCCAGCGGCGACGACTACCCGATTGAAGATTATGCTACCAAATTGTTCCGCAGTTGGGGCATTGGCGGTAAAAAACATAACAACGGCGTTCTGTTACTGATTGCAGTTAATGACCATAAAGTGCGCATCGAAGTTGGTTACGGACTCGAAGGAGCCATTACCGATTTGCAATCGAGAAGCATTATTGATAACGATATTACCCCAAACTTTCGCGAAGGAAATTATTATCGCGGCATTGATAATGCTATTAATTCGCTTTCAGCCGCCGCCGTAGGCGAATATAAAATTCCTAATCCGCATGACAGTAGCGACGATTCGGGCGGCGGCATCATTTTCCTTATTATTTTATTGGTTGTTCTGTTCATTATCATCCGTTCGCGCGGAGGCGGTGGCGGAGGAGGAATGGGAAGCGGAGGTGGTTGGTGGATTTTGCCCACACTACTCAATGGCGGTTTCGGCGGCAGCCGTGGCGGGGGATTTGGCGGCGGCAGTTTTGGAGGAAGTGGTGGCGGCTTCGGTGGTTTCGGCGGAGGAAGCAGCGGCGGCGGTGGCGCAAGCGGCGGTTGGTAGAAATTAATCGTAAAATACTAAATCCTGCGAGTAAATAATATGCTTGCAAGATTTTTACTCTTTAGGTAATAAAATTTTCGTGCGAAAAAATCCATTTGCACGAAATAAAAGTGTGTCTTTGCAGTCATTTGTTTGGATAGATTTAAAATCAATAAAGCCATACAAACTGTCGCCGAGTTTATAAATTGATTTGTCCAAAATCAATTTGTGAAAAATTGTTGAATCGTATGTTGTTTCCTTACAGGGCATTATCACATCAGACCAATCTTCGCCTTTAACAGAAAAAGCTTTATTGGTATATCTTATAGAGATATTATGTCCCGTAAACATTGAACTGATTCCAATATTTATTATCACTGTATCTGATTGTAAATAAGCACGGCAGTTATTATAACTTGCATATCCGGCTACTCCGCTTGCATTAAAAAGAGTTTCAATGAATTCATTTGGCGAACCTTCAAATAATTTTACATCACTACTTTTCTTAGCCAATAGAGAATCTTGACGTTTAGAGTTTTGCATATTTTCATCCCATGAAAATATTTCTTTCTCTTTATCCATTTTCTTA from Arachidicoccus sp. BS20 encodes the following:
- a CDS encoding sterol desaturase family protein: MYSLREQIILLWSTPFYITVIAIEILLTNIRLHKKTYTLRDTFNNVVLTLCNAAVDAAFKLTYLWILIQVFKVSPFQHWTNMAAYWICLLIAEDFAYYWLHRFDHEIRFFWAVHVTHHSSEHFNFSTGFRSSVFEPLYRFVYFIPLAWFGFKPLDILFMYSATQIWGTLVHTETVGKLGWLEYIFVTPSHHRVHHGSNPKYLDKNMGMFLIVWDRIFGTFQEELSEKEYAPIHYGLTKNMENPNLFQLIFHEWIQIYKDATAKGLTLKERMNYIFGAPGYSHDGSRKTSVQMLAEENERRGEIDTEEALAVETIPL
- the dnaJ gene encoding molecular chaperone DnaJ, which encodes MKRDYYEILGVSKSATADEIKKAYRKTAMQYHPDRNPGDKEAEEKFKEAAEAYEVLSDTDKRAKYDRYGHQAFGPGTGGGNPFGGGGMDMNDIFSHFGDIFGGGGFSDFFGGGGSSRGGRSQGERGSNLRVKIRLNYEEMANGVTKTIKVKKYIVCSTCHGSGAKDKGSIHTCKTCGGTGQVRKVQQTFLGQMQTVVVCPTCHGEGSTISAKCTSCKGDGRVYGEETVSINIPAGVYDGMQLSMSGKGNVGLRGGAPGDLIIAIEEEAHAELHRDGLNVGYDLFISIPDAVFGAQVEVPTIDGRAKIKIPAGTQSGKIFRLKGKGFPEINGYGRRGDQLINVNVWTPQTLSSEEKASMEKMKDSPNFQPQPNKSEKGFFDKLKEVFS
- a CDS encoding TPM domain-containing protein — protein: MNFSFKIKNIFTAFVVVFSFTKLNAQNVLPPPNPPRLVVDNANLLIPEQREILEEKLVTLDDSTSNQIAVVTIPTLKDSSGDDYPIEDYATKLFRSWGIGGKKHNNGVLLLIAVNDHKVRIEVGYGLEGAITDLQSRSIIDNDITPNFREGNYYRGIDNAINSLSAAAVGEYKIPNPHDSSDDSGGGIIFLIILLVVLFIIIRSRGGGGGGGMGSGGGWWILPTLLNGGFGGSRGGGFGGGSFGGSGGGFGGFGGGSSGGGGASGGW
- a CDS encoding glycine--tRNA ligase; this translates as MSTQAENNFQSIIAHAKEYGFVFPSSEIYDGLSAVYDYGPYGSELKKNIRDYWWKSMTQLNDNIVGIDAAIFMHPTTWKASGHVDNFSDPMIDNKDSKKRYRVDHLIEAFAETITAQGKESEAQNILQQMDALLAKDDFAGLKKLIDDNKITCSISGTSNWTEIRQFNLMFKTEFGAVASDNPDDNIVYLRPETAQGIFVNFLNVQKTARMKVPFGIAQTGKAFRNEIVARQFIFRMREFEQMEMQFFVRPGTEGEWYKYWKAERLKWHLSLGIDASKYRYHDHVKLAHYAKEACDIEFEFPIGFKEVEGIHSRSDFDLSQHQLYSKKKQQYFDTDIDPATGKPYGNYIPYVIETSIGLDRMFLLILSNAYHEETIAKEDGSTDSRVVLHINPKIAPVKLAIFPLTKKDGLPEIAQEIFDDCKQDFRCFYEEKDAIGKRYRRQDALGTPFAITIDHQTKEDRTVTIRYRDSMQQERISIDEIKAKIKASL
- a CDS encoding nucleotide exchange factor GrpE; its protein translation is MSKHEHTEENQKPIENVNEQAGETSQENAAEEQVSETEKLQNELAEQKDKYIRLLAEFENYKRRTAKERIELIQTAGKDIIISLLDVLDDTDRAEKQMQTDTDINHVKEGAFLVFNKFRNVMQSKGVKALESINSDFDVEQHEAIAEIPAPTPEHSGKIIDEVQKGYLLNDKLIRHAKVVVGK
- a CDS encoding SDR family NAD(P)-dependent oxidoreductase, with amino-acid sequence MKKTIMITEASFGTGKVMSLYFAKQGWNVVATLHKLCDVNELAEHSSILIKQMNVADITSIENVILDSIDTFGGIDVVLNNGIYANETMNVMRAILPHFRIRNKGKLIHVNPNAENIAATVYELADGNILKRYCFPDDFDFLLD
- a CDS encoding TPM domain-containing protein — translated: MLNIFTRKPPQFFSVEQQNEIVAAIQQAEKTTSGEIRLYVESRCKYVDAIDRAKEIFEKLQMHQTAQRNGVLVYVAMKDRQTAIFADSGIYNHVEDSYWTNKVKRMIAHFNRNNYAEGIVQVILEIGDTLSHAFPYDAATDKNELPDDIAYGR
- a CDS encoding LemA family protein, encoding MKKGWIVILALIVILGFWGCNKYNGLQTANLNVNNAWGSVETNYQRRSDLYQNMVQTIKGSAKFEDSTLIGVVNARANATKIQVNIEDTASLAKFQAAQAQLQSSFSKLLAVSEQYPDLKTTSQFQNLETEIEGTENRINIARKDYNQAVTDYNTKVQLFPGNIFANLFGFKPKALFQAAAGTENAPNIQF
- a CDS encoding AraC family transcriptional regulator; protein product: MSFLRNLYSFFITDLCVVKMDNEKIKSYRIGVNSGIIYACYIEKNWAGEHFIEDFGITYLLEGTYTVTDNNKTNVFRAGDMLFYRKNQLAKFVKQPAENGIFRGISIILDKDTLWNFSKQYHHDNLAAAMRINAVTRIEPNVLLKHYFDSLEPYFETQISDELIALKKQEAIILLLQSNPELKNILFDFSMPGKIDLEAFMNKNFKFNVEIKRLAYLTGRSLATFKRDFEKTFQTSPNRWLQQRRLQEAYYLIKEKKQKPSDVYLEVGFESLSHFSYSFKQHFGQNPSSIT
- a CDS encoding NAD(P)/FAD-dependent oxidoreductase produces the protein MIETDICIVGAGPVGLFAVFEAGLLKMRCHLVDALPQVGGQLSEIYPQKPIYDIPGFPSINAQELVDNLMEQIKPFHPTFTLGERVETIERNEDKSFTIGTNEGTQIHAKVIVIAAGLGSFEPRKPAIERLEEFEHGKGVAYMVKNPETFRDKEIVLAGGGDSALDWTIHLAGISKKVTLIHRGETFRGAPDSAEKVFNLAKEGKINLILKANLTKIDGNGVLKEVHYEDENKAIQTINADYLIPLFGLSPKLGPIADWNLDIDKKNQIKVDTTDYSTNIEGIYAIGDINTYTGKLKLILCGFHEGAIMMQSAFKHVFPDKHLSFKYTTVNGVHEF